The Sulfurimonas hydrogeniphila genome includes a window with the following:
- a CDS encoding OmpA family protein → MNDYEKLKQLLFEEERHKIDELELLLQKAIKESGDATVIVEKISPLLSDIFSKTIEKNKAEFIAIFAPLIGDMLQSTIQDSSDKIAKVMSPIISLAIKDQVKNEKDEIVDALYPVIGNMISKFVSQSFKDMIDEINTKVQTTFSYETLKRKIVAKIKGISETELLLQSSTKLNKVESVFLIHKESGLLVSERSIKNHESIEPEMVASMLSAIRSFVNDWISKNSDSLELNEIEFGNYTIYLEVAGCCYLAVVLSGTSNRKLQDKITSVLEFLVKKHSDAIMHFEGDKDKLNLDEINEQLDTLLENESEILEEEEKKQSYTFLWIVGISALAGLSLYSYINYSNQVLQEKIEQNLQKNPYLNLYNINVDVNYKNVLVQGKIPYESLHTNILQTIKPLLTRRVLEDKIVLAHAPLSEEEINKELSIAFAMLNLDSGNRLRYKFHNGILMIRGIIKNKKSYNDLLKEVSSIKGIRQIISDIEYSFSQDELKIYYGVSQSKLTQEKMKLIDLWMKSSKMKKTLELYNDLNLLVMGFSDGRGVSSKNIYYAQERAKNVYNYLIEKGIPSSRISFIASPVPLAEMENKKNHEGRLVQIKWIKNDN, encoded by the coding sequence ATGAATGATTACGAAAAACTAAAACAGCTGCTGTTTGAAGAAGAACGCCATAAAATAGATGAACTTGAACTGCTTCTTCAGAAGGCTATCAAAGAAAGTGGTGATGCTACTGTTATTGTTGAAAAAATTTCACCACTTTTAAGTGATATATTTTCAAAAACCATTGAAAAAAATAAAGCTGAATTTATTGCTATTTTTGCTCCACTTATTGGTGATATGTTACAGAGCACCATTCAAGACTCGAGTGATAAAATAGCAAAAGTAATGTCTCCTATAATTTCCCTGGCAATTAAAGATCAAGTTAAAAATGAAAAAGATGAGATAGTAGATGCACTTTATCCTGTTATTGGTAATATGATTAGTAAGTTTGTTTCACAATCTTTTAAAGATATGATTGATGAGATAAATACAAAAGTACAAACAACATTCTCATATGAAACACTCAAAAGAAAAATCGTTGCTAAAATTAAAGGTATATCAGAGACAGAATTGCTTCTGCAAAGTTCTACAAAATTAAATAAAGTAGAGAGTGTTTTTTTAATTCATAAGGAGAGTGGACTTTTAGTTAGTGAACGAAGCATTAAAAATCATGAATCTATAGAACCTGAGATGGTCGCTTCAATGTTGAGTGCGATTCGAAGTTTTGTGAATGATTGGATTTCTAAGAACAGTGATAGTTTAGAGTTAAATGAAATAGAGTTTGGAAATTATACTATTTATTTAGAGGTGGCAGGTTGTTGTTATCTGGCTGTTGTTTTAAGCGGTACAAGTAATCGTAAGTTACAAGACAAAATTACATCTGTTTTGGAATTCTTAGTCAAAAAACATTCTGATGCAATTATGCATTTTGAAGGAGATAAGGATAAACTCAATCTTGATGAGATTAATGAACAGCTTGATACCTTGCTTGAAAATGAAAGCGAAATATTGGAAGAAGAAGAAAAAAAACAAAGTTATACTTTTCTTTGGATAGTAGGAATATCAGCATTAGCCGGATTATCTCTATATTCTTACATAAATTACAGTAATCAAGTATTACAAGAGAAAATTGAACAAAATTTGCAAAAAAATCCTTATCTTAATCTTTATAATATCAACGTGGATGTCAACTACAAAAACGTCTTAGTTCAAGGTAAGATTCCTTATGAAAGTCTTCATACAAATATTTTACAGACAATCAAACCACTTCTGACAAGAAGAGTATTGGAAGATAAAATTGTTTTAGCGCATGCACCTTTAAGCGAAGAAGAAATAAATAAAGAGTTGTCGATTGCATTTGCAATGCTTAATTTGGACAGTGGAAACAGATTGAGATATAAATTCCATAACGGTATACTTATGATACGTGGTATAATAAAAAATAAAAAAAGCTATAATGATTTATTAAAAGAAGTAAGTTCTATAAAAGGTATTAGGCAAATTATTTCAGATATTGAGTATAGTTTTTCCCAAGATGAACTGAAAATTTATTATGGGGTTTCTCAATCCAAGTTGACTCAGGAAAAGATGAAGCTTATTGATTTATGGATGAAGTCTTCAAAAATGAAGAAAACTTTAGAACTTTATAATGATTTAAATCTCTTGGTAATGGGCTTCTCAGATGGAAGAGGTGTTTCTTCAAAAAATATATATTATGCGCAAGAAAGAGCAAAAAATGTGTATAATTATCTTATAGAAAAAGGGATACCGTCTAGTAGGATAAGTTTTATTGCTTCGCCTGTTCCTTTAGCAGAGATGGAGAATAAAAAAAATCATGAAGGACGCTTAGTGCAGATTAAATGGATAAAAAATGATAACTAA
- a CDS encoding DJ-1 family glyoxalase III, giving the protein MSKVLVPLANGFEEIEAVSIIDVLRRAEIEVLVASLSDEMLVKGANNIVIQADLHVKDVNADMIDMVVLPGGWDGTYALADDENVQRILREMDAKGKNIGAICAAPFALNKAGVLKEKYTCYPSVEEQIRQEGYMGDKAMVVEDQNVMTSRGPGTALCFGLKIVKKLKGEETYNALKAGLLATYCN; this is encoded by the coding sequence ATGAGTAAAGTTTTAGTCCCGTTGGCAAACGGATTTGAAGAGATAGAAGCGGTGAGCATCATAGATGTTTTAAGACGTGCAGAGATTGAAGTTTTGGTTGCATCTTTAAGTGATGAGATGCTTGTAAAAGGAGCGAACAATATTGTCATTCAAGCGGACTTACATGTAAAGGATGTCAATGCCGACATGATTGATATGGTCGTTTTGCCTGGCGGATGGGACGGTACCTATGCGTTGGCTGATGATGAAAATGTACAGAGAATTTTGCGTGAAATGGATGCCAAAGGAAAAAATATCGGAGCTATCTGTGCAGCCCCGTTTGCCCTGAACAAAGCGGGTGTTTTAAAAGAAAAATATACCTGCTACCCGTCTGTAGAAGAACAGATACGCCAAGAAGGATATATGGGAGACAAAGCAATGGTCGTTGAAGATCAAAATGTGATGACCTCACGCGGACCGGGTACGGCGTTGTGCTTTGGTCTGAAAATCGTGAAAAAACTCAAAGGAGAAGAGACGTACAATGCACTCAAAGCAGGGCTTTTGGCAACTTACTGCAATTAG
- a CDS encoding ABC transporter substrate-binding protein, translating to MLILNTGDILTKSLLILLLLLLSACSSKPQKQIVISTNQWIGYAPLFYAYETGKLDSLNIKIVTSVSLAEAADLYSIGKADMVTTTQHEYNVLKQTTHDIKAVILIDRSNGGDMILSNRTLEALKKSTKTDAYLEVDSINQEILLDFLKKNAISKEKINFINKDQRQIQDVENDPQKAILIATYTPYEIALKKKNFKEVASTKDINSIIVIDALCARDTLIKNDKQRLIQLKKVIDKAITAIETNPKASYKVISKYFSHVSYKEYRHSLSLIKWINKPSQEFLEYIQQYGYKKDDIIL from the coding sequence GTGTTAATATTAAATACTGGAGATATTTTGACAAAATCGCTGCTTATACTCTTACTGCTTCTTTTGAGTGCCTGCTCTTCAAAACCACAAAAGCAGATTGTCATCTCTACAAATCAATGGATAGGCTATGCACCTTTGTTTTATGCCTATGAAACAGGAAAACTTGATTCTTTGAACATAAAAATAGTTACCAGCGTCTCTCTTGCAGAAGCAGCCGATTTGTACAGTATCGGCAAGGCGGATATGGTCACGACTACACAGCATGAATACAATGTTTTAAAACAAACCACCCATGATATCAAAGCGGTTATTTTGATAGACCGCTCAAACGGCGGCGATATGATTTTGTCAAACAGAACACTTGAGGCACTCAAAAAAAGTACAAAAACAGATGCCTATCTTGAAGTTGATTCCATCAATCAGGAAATTTTACTTGATTTTCTCAAAAAAAATGCCATCAGTAAAGAGAAGATAAACTTTATAAACAAAGATCAGCGGCAAATCCAGGATGTGGAAAATGACCCCCAAAAAGCCATACTCATTGCCACCTACACGCCTTATGAGATTGCTTTGAAAAAAAAGAATTTCAAAGAGGTTGCCTCAACAAAAGATATTAACAGTATTATTGTCATAGATGCACTGTGTGCAAGAGATACTCTTATCAAAAATGACAAGCAGAGGCTTATACAACTCAAAAAAGTGATAGACAAAGCTATAACAGCCATAGAAACAAATCCAAAAGCATCCTATAAAGTTATTTCCAAATACTTTTCACATGTAAGCTATAAAGAGTATCGTCACTCTCTGAGTCTTATCAAATGGATAAACAAGCCCTCACAGGAGTTTTTGGAATATATACAACAGTATGGATACAAAAAGGACGATATCATTTTATGA
- a CDS encoding putative bifunctional diguanylate cyclase/phosphodiesterase codes for MDKQALTGVFGIYTTVWIQKGRYHFMNSISIKSFILSIIFVAFALEGYIFYNFFENSKETISKLLQTSIQTDVLNLKHFMEKNLKQKDINFIASHIDNIIIINPTVKDIHILDSNKNIIYHANIRYENHNHSTQKCLPISKITNTNIFKQQCYSFSIKTFHGLQAKYYYANVYIDEAYTHGLIAQQIRKILVAFLVSAFVFILFLWILSKIYIITPLEKLRQYAYYSRNPPKNFFVKEIESIRYSLNMTFKRLQQEQEELYNLSTKDPLSGLYNRLSLIEKINWLIAKSKRDKKEFAIIFLDLDNFKNINDSKGHAFGDKILLHIAQVLLKTTRENDIVARLGGDEFVVILPDFTNENTIIEIAQRLKEKLSLPFRIEDEEYQITASMGIAIYPKDGRDVQTLLKNADIAMYKSKELGKNNFQFFTNAINKAVQEKIHMQQIIKDALQHNHFKLYYQPKVDIKTKKIVGCEALIRLIDPVEGIIPPYRFIGIAEENRTIIPLGEWIIQEAVAQIKKWEQTPLKNIKISVNLSAVQFQDPKLLQKIQKYTQDIDRSKFDIELTESVLIQHFKERLNIIKNIKKLGITLSLDDFGTGYSSLSYLKDIPFDTLKIDKAFIDNIYTKDDLTFINMIVGIADDLHLNVVAEGVETKEQLKLLEEINCKEYQGYLCSKPVPPKEFEKLFSLDCV; via the coding sequence ATGGATAAACAAGCCCTCACAGGAGTTTTTGGAATATATACAACAGTATGGATACAAAAAGGACGATATCATTTTATGAACTCCATTTCCATAAAGAGTTTTATCCTGTCGATTATATTTGTTGCGTTTGCACTCGAAGGGTATATTTTTTATAATTTTTTTGAAAATTCAAAAGAGACGATAAGCAAACTGCTTCAGACAAGCATACAGACCGATGTGTTAAATCTCAAGCACTTTATGGAAAAAAATTTAAAACAAAAAGACATCAACTTTATTGCCTCTCATATTGACAATATTATTATCATTAATCCCACTGTCAAAGATATACATATTCTTGACAGCAACAAAAATATTATTTACCATGCAAATATCAGATATGAAAATCACAATCACTCAACACAAAAGTGTCTCCCGATTTCCAAAATTACAAATACGAATATTTTCAAACAACAGTGTTACTCTTTTTCCATTAAAACTTTTCATGGACTCCAGGCAAAATATTATTATGCAAATGTATATATTGATGAAGCCTATACGCATGGACTCATTGCACAACAGATAAGAAAAATTCTTGTCGCCTTTCTTGTAAGCGCTTTTGTCTTTATACTGTTTTTATGGATATTGTCAAAAATCTACATCATCACACCTCTTGAGAAACTGCGCCAGTATGCCTACTACAGTCGAAATCCTCCAAAAAACTTTTTTGTCAAAGAGATAGAAAGTATCCGCTACTCCCTCAATATGACATTCAAAAGGCTGCAGCAGGAACAGGAAGAACTCTATAATTTGTCGACAAAAGACCCTTTAAGCGGTCTGTATAACAGGCTGAGTCTTATAGAAAAAATCAATTGGCTGATTGCAAAAAGCAAAAGAGACAAAAAAGAGTTTGCCATTATATTTTTGGATCTGGATAATTTTAAAAATATAAATGATTCAAAAGGACATGCCTTTGGTGATAAAATTCTTTTGCACATTGCTCAGGTTCTTTTAAAAACAACCCGGGAAAATGACATTGTCGCACGTCTGGGAGGCGATGAATTTGTAGTAATTCTGCCTGATTTTACAAATGAAAATACAATTATAGAAATTGCCCAAAGACTCAAAGAAAAACTCTCATTGCCTTTTAGAATTGAGGATGAGGAGTACCAGATCACTGCCAGCATGGGGATTGCCATCTATCCCAAAGACGGCAGGGATGTTCAGACACTGCTAAAAAATGCAGATATTGCAATGTACAAATCAAAAGAGCTCGGAAAAAACAATTTCCAGTTTTTTACAAATGCCATCAACAAGGCGGTTCAGGAAAAAATACATATGCAGCAAATCATAAAAGATGCTTTGCAACACAATCATTTCAAACTCTATTATCAGCCAAAAGTAGATATAAAAACCAAAAAAATAGTCGGATGCGAAGCACTTATCAGACTTATAGACCCTGTAGAGGGAATCATTCCTCCTTACAGGTTCATCGGTATTGCTGAAGAAAACAGAACGATTATTCCTCTTGGAGAATGGATTATTCAAGAAGCTGTTGCTCAAATAAAAAAATGGGAACAGACTCCTTTAAAAAATATAAAAATCTCTGTCAATCTGTCTGCTGTGCAATTCCAAGACCCAAAACTCTTGCAAAAGATACAAAAATATACACAGGACATAGACAGAAGCAAATTTGACATAGAATTGACAGAATCTGTCCTTATACAACATTTCAAAGAACGGTTAAATATTATCAAAAATATTAAAAAGCTGGGAATCACTCTCTCTTTGGATGATTTTGGCACCGGCTACTCTTCTTTGTCTTATCTCAAAGATATTCCTTTTGACACCCTTAAAATAGACAAAGCATTTATAGACAATATTTACACAAAAGATGATTTGACTTTTATCAATATGATAGTGGGTATTGCCGATGACCTGCATCTCAATGTCGTCGCCGAGGGTGTCGAGACAAAAGAACAGCTCAAACTTTTAGAAGAAATCAACTGTAAAGAGTACCAGGGATATTTGTGTTCCAAACCGGTACCGCCAAAAGAGTTTGAGAAGTTATTTAGCTTAGATTGTGTATAA
- a CDS encoding quinone-dependent dihydroorotate dehydrogenase, protein MLSYESIKPYLFKFQPETAHHIAECVLRLPNICQIPFNFFLESHFINDASLKQEIFGRTFYNPVGLGAGFDKNATMIRGMQILGFGFTEIGTVTPKPQAGNPKPRMFRHVEEQSIQNAMGFNNDGAYKVIKRLKQRTPFTTPIGINIGKNKTTPEKEALNDYTHLIKAFDGLGDYFVINISSPNTPGLRDLQNEAFITNLFTQAKKLTQMPILLKIAPDMEIQDAVNLTKMAVAAGADGIIATNTTIDYSLVKHPKSIGGLSGAVLKEKSFKIFDAIANELYGKTVLISVGGIDSAEEAYKRIRAGASLVQILSGLIFHGPDMIMNINKELIQLLKADGFDNITQAVGADRKQ, encoded by the coding sequence ATGTTAAGTTATGAATCTATAAAACCTTATCTTTTTAAATTCCAGCCGGAAACTGCACATCATATTGCCGAATGCGTTTTACGCCTGCCAAATATTTGTCAGATTCCCTTTAACTTCTTTTTGGAATCTCATTTCATCAATGATGCAAGTCTGAAGCAGGAAATTTTCGGACGTACCTTTTACAACCCGGTAGGACTTGGCGCCGGCTTTGACAAAAATGCAACAATGATACGCGGTATGCAGATTTTGGGATTTGGTTTTACCGAGATCGGTACAGTCACCCCAAAACCCCAGGCCGGAAATCCGAAGCCAAGAATGTTCCGCCATGTGGAGGAACAAAGCATTCAAAATGCTATGGGTTTTAACAATGACGGCGCCTATAAAGTCATAAAGAGACTCAAACAACGCACTCCGTTTACTACACCCATTGGTATCAATATCGGAAAAAACAAAACAACACCTGAAAAAGAGGCTCTTAATGACTATACGCATCTTATCAAAGCTTTTGACGGGTTGGGCGACTATTTTGTAATTAATATTTCCTCACCAAATACACCCGGATTACGGGATCTGCAAAATGAAGCGTTTATTACAAACCTTTTTACACAGGCAAAAAAACTCACACAAATGCCGATCTTGCTAAAAATTGCACCGGACATGGAAATACAAGACGCCGTAAATTTAACAAAAATGGCAGTAGCTGCCGGAGCTGACGGTATCATAGCGACCAATACAACTATAGACTACTCACTTGTCAAACATCCAAAAAGTATAGGCGGGCTCAGCGGTGCCGTCCTTAAAGAAAAAAGCTTTAAAATCTTTGACGCTATTGCAAACGAACTCTATGGAAAGACAGTACTGATTTCCGTCGGCGGTATTGATTCTGCGGAAGAAGCATACAAACGCATACGGGCAGGCGCATCACTGGTACAGATTTTAAGCGGATTGATTTTTCACGGTCCCGATATGATCATGAACATAAACAAAGAACTCATACAACTGCTCAAAGCAGACGGTTTTGACAACATCACACAGGCCGTCGGAGCTGACAGAAAGCAATGA
- a CDS encoding M16 family metallopeptidase, with amino-acid sequence MKTLLTILLTLGTLMATSLPKYETKILKNGLQIVVIPLKNHSNVISTDIFYKVGSRNEVMGKTGIAHMLEHMNFKSSKNLKAGEFDKEVKSIGGVNNASTSFDYTHYYIKSSTDNLNKSIELYAELMQNLNLKDDEFQPERDVVTEERRWRTDNNPLGYLYFRLFNNAYIYHPYHWTPIGFMNDIRTWTIKDIRDFHATYYQPQNAILMVTGDVDPKEVFKSAKAAFGKIKNHGKIPKVKFVEPEQDGAKRVIVHKESEVEMLAITFHIPDFKDPDQVTLSVISEILYSGKSSRLYKELVDKKRLVNSVYAYNMENTDPGLFIFMATCNPGVKAETVEKELIRQINLMKETKVTKAELEKVKINTKSDFIYSLESSTSVANLFGSYLVRGNIEPLLHYEEEINKVTAKKVQKVAQKYFNFDKSTTLILKK; translated from the coding sequence ATGAAAACATTACTTACAATACTCTTAACACTAGGAACACTTATGGCGACATCACTCCCAAAATATGAAACAAAAATACTCAAAAACGGACTGCAGATTGTAGTCATCCCTTTGAAGAACCATTCAAATGTCATCAGTACGGACATTTTTTACAAAGTCGGCAGTCGAAATGAGGTCATGGGCAAAACAGGCATAGCCCATATGCTTGAGCATATGAACTTTAAATCCAGCAAAAATCTCAAAGCCGGTGAATTTGACAAAGAGGTCAAAAGCATCGGAGGGGTGAACAATGCTTCAACAAGCTTTGACTATACGCACTACTATATCAAATCAAGCACAGACAATTTAAACAAATCCATAGAACTCTATGCCGAACTTATGCAAAATCTCAATCTCAAAGATGACGAGTTTCAACCCGAGCGTGATGTTGTTACAGAGGAGAGACGCTGGAGAACTGACAACAATCCTTTGGGATATCTCTATTTCAGACTTTTTAACAATGCCTACATTTACCACCCGTACCACTGGACACCTATCGGGTTTATGAATGACATCAGAACATGGACCATCAAGGACATAAGAGATTTTCATGCGACCTACTATCAGCCGCAAAATGCCATTTTAATGGTAACAGGGGATGTCGATCCAAAAGAGGTCTTTAAAAGTGCAAAAGCCGCTTTTGGCAAAATAAAAAATCATGGGAAAATCCCAAAAGTAAAATTTGTAGAACCGGAACAGGACGGTGCAAAAAGAGTGATCGTGCATAAAGAGAGTGAAGTGGAAATGCTCGCTATTACTTTTCATATTCCTGATTTTAAAGACCCTGACCAGGTCACACTCAGCGTTATTTCCGAAATTCTCTACTCGGGGAAAAGTTCACGGCTCTATAAAGAACTTGTAGACAAAAAACGTCTTGTCAACTCTGTCTATGCATACAATATGGAAAACACAGACCCGGGACTTTTTATCTTTATGGCTACATGTAACCCCGGTGTCAAGGCAGAGACAGTAGAAAAAGAGCTTATCAGACAGATAAACCTGATGAAAGAGACAAAAGTGACAAAAGCGGAGCTTGAAAAAGTCAAAATCAACACAAAATCAGATTTTATCTATTCGCTTGAGAGTTCAACCTCTGTGGCTAATCTTTTTGGCAGCTACCTTGTACGGGGAAACATTGAACCTCTTTTACATTATGAAGAAGAGATCAATAAAGTCACAGCAAAGAAAGTACAAAAAGTCGCCCAAAAGTATTTTAATTTTGACAAATCGACAACCCTTATTTTAAAGAAATAA
- a CDS encoding outer membrane lipoprotein-sorting protein: protein MSKTLFFLLISSALFAISNQEVANKCEAVMNGFKDSSSTMKMTLINANNQKRERHMKMIILEKASGNKSLMTFLSPADVKGTKFLNYEHINKDDDQWLYLPALKRVKRIASKNKSGSFMGSEFSYEDLSSFSAKKYTFTGEAKEEMLNGKKYYVGKRVPVSKNSGYTKQISWVNAKTFLIKKVDYYDRKHELLKTAFFDDYKKIKGVWRVGMMRIKNHQNGKKTILVWEDEKIKTGLKERNFHKRVLKK, encoded by the coding sequence GTGTCAAAAACTCTCTTCTTTCTCCTTATTTCATCCGCTCTTTTTGCCATTTCAAACCAGGAAGTTGCCAACAAATGTGAAGCTGTTATGAACGGTTTCAAAGACTCCTCCTCAACTATGAAAATGACGCTCATTAATGCCAACAATCAAAAACGTGAACGTCATATGAAAATGATCATTCTTGAAAAAGCATCCGGAAACAAATCACTGATGACCTTTCTTTCGCCTGCGGATGTAAAAGGAACAAAGTTTCTCAATTATGAGCATATCAACAAAGATGATGACCAGTGGCTCTATCTGCCGGCATTAAAACGTGTAAAACGGATCGCTTCAAAAAACAAATCGGGCTCTTTTATGGGTTCGGAATTCTCTTATGAGGATCTCAGCTCTTTTAGTGCGAAAAAATACACTTTTACAGGTGAAGCCAAAGAAGAAATGCTCAACGGCAAAAAATATTATGTCGGCAAAAGAGTGCCTGTGAGTAAAAACTCAGGCTATACAAAACAGATCTCATGGGTGAATGCAAAAACATTTTTGATAAAAAAAGTGGACTATTACGACAGAAAACATGAACTGCTTAAAACAGCTTTTTTTGATGATTACAAAAAGATAAAAGGCGTATGGCGCGTAGGCATGATGAGAATAAAAAACCATCAAAATGGCAAGAAGACCATTTTAGTCTGGGAAGACGAAAAAATAAAAACCGGGCTCAAAGAGAGAAATTTTCATAAACGCGTCTTGAAAAAATAA
- a CDS encoding efflux RND transporter permease subunit, translated as MKKFVDFIIRFRWFIVTLIPLITVVLAYQLKYAQFDGSYRIWFGKESQTLKQYDAFKNTFGNDDSIIIVFRDENGIFNKKALHVIDRLTQKLWQTKYIARVDSLTNYQYVHQNPQDEDDILIDNFIEDIDALHVNDLQKKKAIALGEDLIVNRIISKDAKTTMIVGRLTPKAGNTIGASKHIMQDINRYIQEEKESGYKFYLAGGPVVNTTFSSLGQYDVKTFTPLVLLIAMLLLWTIFRKISGVFLTIAVVVFTFTIVLSLQTVFGYKLNNFTANMPVFIIAIGIADAMHLFWIYLLGRKAGLDNYAAIHDTLEKNLLPTFLTSITTAVGFASLGISDIVPIKTLGLATANAAILAFVITILFVPAALAILNIKVKVTQKTAVQNRLGAFAKKYAKFIIKHDNKIIIATLLLFSFIAFGLTNLKVDSNAVRYFREDVPFRQTVNVIEKNLTGPMSYEIVIDSKITDGIKNAKFMQTVDKFSYALKEKFPDARHTSSLVDVVKKFNEVIDANKSIPDNNNLIAQYLLLYSLSLPQGMEINDKMDVNERLLRLTVSMNVVDTSKDLQMIEWIEKWWQKTPYSAQVNGQTQMFAHMQADVTKTLIESILLAITATSLLMFFIFKNIKMIPLFLIPNILPIVLVIGVMGWLNINIDLGVAISGAIILGIAIDDTIHFLIKYKEARKKGFDFENALAYVMQYAGLAMVLTTVVLSSAFIVFRLSQFMLNANFGLITAIALLIALLVDLLLLPALLKKIDGKTRSILIEKEKI; from the coding sequence ATGAAAAAATTTGTAGATTTCATCATCAGATTTCGCTGGTTTATTGTCACACTGATTCCGCTTATTACTGTTGTCCTTGCCTATCAGCTCAAATATGCACAGTTTGACGGCTCCTACAGAATCTGGTTTGGCAAAGAGTCACAAACACTCAAACAGTATGATGCCTTTAAAAACACCTTTGGCAATGATGACTCCATCATCATAGTTTTTCGCGATGAAAACGGTATTTTTAACAAAAAAGCGTTACATGTAATAGATCGGCTCACCCAAAAACTCTGGCAGACAAAATACATAGCAAGAGTAGATTCGCTTACAAATTACCAATATGTCCATCAAAACCCGCAGGACGAAGATGACATTCTCATAGATAATTTTATAGAAGATATTGACGCTTTACATGTAAATGATTTACAGAAGAAAAAAGCAATTGCTTTGGGTGAAGATTTGATTGTCAACCGTATTATATCAAAAGATGCCAAAACTACTATGATAGTCGGGCGTTTGACACCAAAAGCAGGCAACACCATTGGGGCTTCCAAACATATTATGCAGGATATAAACAGATATATCCAGGAGGAAAAAGAGAGCGGTTACAAATTTTATCTCGCAGGCGGACCTGTTGTCAATACAACATTCAGTTCCCTCGGTCAGTATGATGTCAAAACCTTCACCCCGCTTGTTCTTTTGATAGCTATGCTTCTGCTGTGGACTATTTTTCGTAAAATTTCCGGTGTTTTTCTGACAATAGCCGTCGTTGTTTTTACCTTTACTATAGTTCTGTCACTGCAAACAGTTTTTGGCTACAAACTCAACAACTTTACGGCAAATATGCCCGTATTTATCATTGCTATCGGCATTGCCGATGCTATGCACCTTTTTTGGATCTACCTGCTTGGCAGAAAAGCAGGACTTGACAATTATGCGGCAATTCATGATACTTTGGAGAAAAACCTCCTGCCTACTTTTTTAACCTCCATAACAACCGCTGTCGGTTTTGCTTCTTTGGGTATTTCAGATATTGTTCCCATCAAGACCTTAGGTCTGGCAACAGCAAATGCCGCCATATTGGCTTTTGTCATTACGATACTTTTTGTTCCTGCAGCCCTGGCAATTTTAAATATAAAGGTCAAAGTCACGCAAAAGACGGCTGTCCAAAACAGACTCGGTGCCTTTGCCAAAAAATATGCAAAATTCATCATAAAGCATGACAACAAAATTATCATTGCCACACTTTTGCTCTTTAGCTTTATAGCTTTTGGACTGACAAACCTCAAAGTGGATTCCAATGCGGTCAGATATTTCAGAGAGGATGTTCCCTTTCGTCAAACCGTCAATGTGATAGAAAAAAACCTTACCGGTCCGATGAGTTACGAAATTGTCATAGATTCAAAAATCACAGACGGGATTAAAAATGCAAAATTCATGCAAACTGTCGATAAATTTTCCTATGCGCTCAAAGAAAAATTTCCGGATGCCAGACATACTTCTTCGCTTGTGGATGTGGTCAAAAAATTCAATGAGGTCATTGATGCAAACAAAAGCATACCAGACAACAACAATCTTATTGCCCAATATCTTCTGCTGTATTCACTCTCACTGCCGCAGGGTATGGAAATAAATGATAAAATGGATGTCAACGAACGGCTGCTCAGACTCACTGTATCTATGAATGTCGTTGATACCTCAAAAGATCTGCAGATGATAGAGTGGATTGAGAAGTGGTGGCAAAAAACACCCTACTCTGCACAGGTTAACGGTCAGACCCAAATGTTTGCACATATGCAGGCTGATGTAACAAAAACTCTTATTGAATCTATATTGCTTGCCATTACCGCTACTTCTCTGCTTATGTTTTTTATTTTTAAAAATATAAAAATGATACCGCTCTTTTTAATTCCCAATATCTTGCCTATTGTCTTGGTCATAGGTGTTATGGGCTGGCTCAACATTAACATAGATTTGGGTGTAGCCATCTCAGGTGCCATCATTCTCGGTATAGCCATAGATGACACAATTCACTTCTTAATCAAATACAAAGAAGCGAGAAAAAAAGGATTTGATTTTGAAAATGCCCTGGCCTATGTTATGCAGTATGCAGGTTTGGCAATGGTACTGACCACTGTCGTTTTAAGCAGTGCATTCATAGTCTTCCGTCTTTCACAGTTTATGCTCAATGCAAATTTCGGACTCATTACAGCCATTGCTTTACTCATCGCCCTGCTGGTAGATCTGCTCTTATTGCCGGCACTTTTGAAAAAGATTGACGGCAAAACAAGAAGCATACTTATAGAAAAGGAGAAAATATAA